In Paenibacillus sp. 1781tsa1, one DNA window encodes the following:
- a CDS encoding HDIG domain-containing metalloprotein, whose product MTSKEPSKGKSFQNKATGWKYSVWARYLLFLFLVILFYVSLASKLLPERYDIQEGTRSEVDIAAPMQIPNNKATLKAQEEAAERVQPIFQIVQMRNENLMTTLLDRVDRLNQDDQISSQDKIDIYRDEIPQRQKDFVTNYINNNRKAGTYSETLLEEIRNVVQEQSYRIPEETYIKISRLTSDDIQEMKPVARDIVARLMTDQISDATTARAKVAEMVSVSSLSKRTQREVVQELARLVVTANRFYDEEGTKEAKVQARENTQTVFIKQGDTLVAKGEMITPEMYTLLDENDLLKNEVNYWPQLGLLMFSCLLSAAILMYIQQCSGTHFKYNNAQLLMLVLIFIITIVVMHVTAIIQTNERSYVGFLAPVAVGAMLIALLLDTSLAFVCSILIGMLSSIILNTHQGQLFDFELGFFAVVVSFVAIFATHKASQRSTILKGAIMVCLFGSIAVFTLALIDSGDWNRTTTLYGVGFAFAGGVLTAILVIGLMPFFETSFGILSALKLVELSNPNHPLLRKLLTETPGTYHHSVMVGNLSEAAAEAIGANGLLCRVGSYYHDIGKTKRPIYFIENQNNMENPHDSIDPKLSKSIIVAHARDGVEMQKDYKLPRPIRDIAEQHHGTTFLHYFYHKALRQAEEAGVEPDFTEEDFRYPGPKAQSKESAIVGIADSVEAAVRSLRKPTVEQVESMIEKIIKGRLDDHQFNDCDLTMRELDIVARTLKETVMGIFHSRIEYPEEIKKPKPTSPEAG is encoded by the coding sequence GTGACCTCGAAGGAACCGTCAAAAGGCAAATCTTTTCAGAATAAGGCTACAGGATGGAAGTATAGCGTGTGGGCACGCTATCTTCTGTTTTTGTTTCTGGTGATTCTTTTCTACGTGAGTCTGGCTTCCAAACTGCTCCCTGAGCGGTATGATATTCAGGAAGGAACACGGAGTGAAGTGGATATTGCTGCGCCCATGCAGATTCCGAACAACAAGGCAACACTCAAAGCACAGGAAGAAGCTGCTGAACGGGTACAGCCGATATTTCAGATTGTGCAGATGCGAAATGAAAATCTGATGACGACCCTGCTTGATCGTGTAGATCGATTGAATCAGGATGATCAGATTTCAAGTCAGGACAAGATTGATATTTATCGGGATGAAATTCCGCAGCGTCAGAAGGACTTTGTGACCAACTATATCAATAATAATCGGAAAGCCGGTACATACTCCGAGACTCTGTTAGAAGAGATCAGAAACGTGGTACAGGAGCAAAGCTACCGTATTCCCGAAGAAACTTACATCAAAATCTCGCGTCTAACATCGGATGATATCCAGGAGATGAAACCAGTTGCGAGGGATATTGTTGCCCGTTTAATGACGGATCAGATCAGCGATGCAACCACTGCCCGTGCCAAAGTAGCTGAGATGGTGAGTGTCAGCTCTCTTAGTAAACGTACGCAACGTGAGGTCGTACAAGAACTTGCCCGCCTCGTAGTGACCGCTAACCGCTTCTACGATGAAGAGGGAACCAAGGAAGCGAAAGTGCAGGCGCGTGAGAACACGCAAACCGTCTTTATCAAGCAAGGGGACACCTTAGTAGCCAAAGGTGAGATGATCACCCCGGAGATGTATACTTTGCTGGATGAGAATGATTTGCTGAAAAATGAAGTGAACTACTGGCCACAGCTTGGTCTTCTTATGTTTTCCTGCCTGTTGTCGGCAGCAATTCTGATGTATATTCAGCAATGCAGCGGAACGCATTTCAAATATAATAATGCGCAGCTATTGATGCTTGTTCTCATTTTTATTATTACGATAGTGGTTATGCATGTGACGGCGATTATTCAAACCAATGAGAGGTCGTATGTGGGCTTCCTTGCACCTGTTGCGGTAGGGGCGATGTTAATTGCGCTGTTGCTGGATACGTCGCTTGCCTTTGTATGTTCGATATTGATCGGTATGTTGTCCAGTATCATATTGAACACGCATCAGGGTCAGCTTTTTGACTTCGAACTAGGGTTCTTCGCCGTAGTCGTTTCGTTTGTTGCGATCTTCGCTACCCATAAGGCTAGTCAGCGATCAACGATCCTGAAAGGGGCCATTATGGTCTGTCTGTTCGGGTCGATAGCCGTCTTCACTCTGGCATTGATTGACTCGGGCGATTGGAACCGAACCACGACATTGTATGGCGTTGGATTTGCATTTGCCGGTGGTGTCTTGACGGCCATACTGGTCATTGGGCTGATGCCGTTTTTCGAAACTTCATTTGGCATTTTGTCAGCGCTCAAACTGGTGGAACTGTCTAATCCGAACCATCCGCTTTTGCGCAAGTTGCTTACGGAGACCCCGGGTACCTATCATCACAGCGTTATGGTAGGCAATCTGTCCGAAGCTGCAGCAGAAGCCATTGGAGCTAACGGATTGCTGTGCCGAGTGGGTTCGTATTATCATGATATTGGCAAGACGAAGCGTCCCATCTATTTTATTGAGAATCAGAACAATATGGAGAATCCGCATGATTCAATTGATCCGAAACTGAGCAAATCCATTATCGTTGCCCATGCGCGCGATGGTGTGGAAATGCAGAAGGATTACAAGCTGCCTAGACCTATTCGGGATATTGCGGAACAGCATCACGGAACGACTTTTCTCCACTATTTCTATCACAAAGCACTGCGTCAGGCGGAAGAAGCCGGCGTTGAACCTGATTTCACGGAAGAAGATTTCCGTTACCCTGGGCCGAAGGCTCAGTCCAAGGAATCTGCTATTGTTGGCATTGCCGATAGTGTGGAAGCTGCTGTGAGATCTTTGCGCAAACCGACCGTGGAGCAAGTGGAGTCCATGATTGAGAAGATTATTAAAGGACGATTGGACGATCATCAATTCAATGATTGTGACCTTACGATGCGTGAACTGGATATCGTCGCCAGAACATTGAAGGAAACGGTGATGGGTATCTTCCACTCCAGGATAGAATATCCCGAGGAGATTAAGAAACCAAAGCCGACTTCACCCGAAGCGGGTTGA
- a CDS encoding PhoH family protein — protein MSEQTRSIQISLQSAGEGQSLFGPQDTFLKLIESEIPAQIASREAEIVIFGNAQQVESLEQLFDVLLQLIRNGYVLTERDVKYAIELAKDMRADQLLDLFKGEITTTYRGKPIRVKTIGQKHYVTTIKKRDIVFGIGPAGTGKTYLAVVLAVAAIKEGSVKRIVLTRPAVEAGESLGFLPGDLQEKVDPYLRPLYDALYDVMGQEQTAKALERGLIEIAPLAYMRGRTLDDSFIILDEAQNTTPEQMKMFLTRLGFGSKMVITGDVTQIDLPRGKKSGLVEANTILNEVEEIGFVHFAEQDVVRHSLVQKIIVAYNHAAENQA, from the coding sequence TTGTCAGAGCAAACACGCAGCATACAAATCTCGCTCCAGAGTGCGGGAGAGGGTCAATCTCTTTTTGGACCCCAAGATACTTTTCTTAAACTGATTGAATCCGAGATTCCTGCCCAGATTGCATCCCGTGAAGCGGAGATTGTGATTTTCGGCAACGCACAGCAGGTGGAATCGCTTGAACAATTATTTGATGTGTTACTGCAATTGATACGCAACGGATATGTGTTAACTGAAAGAGATGTGAAGTATGCGATTGAACTTGCCAAGGATATGCGGGCAGACCAGCTATTGGATCTGTTCAAGGGCGAGATTACGACGACATACCGAGGTAAACCAATCCGTGTTAAAACCATTGGACAGAAGCACTATGTAACTACAATTAAAAAACGTGATATTGTATTTGGCATCGGTCCTGCCGGTACGGGTAAAACCTACCTTGCTGTTGTACTGGCTGTTGCCGCAATTAAAGAGGGCAGCGTCAAACGCATTGTACTCACACGGCCTGCTGTTGAAGCAGGAGAGAGTCTTGGGTTTTTGCCAGGTGATCTTCAGGAAAAGGTAGACCCGTATCTGCGACCGCTGTACGATGCCCTGTATGACGTTATGGGACAAGAACAGACCGCGAAGGCACTGGAGCGTGGGTTAATCGAAATTGCACCACTCGCCTACATGCGGGGGCGTACCTTGGATGACTCGTTCATCATTCTCGATGAAGCACAGAACACAACGCCGGAACAGATGAAGATGTTTCTGACCCGTCTTGGTTTTGGCTCCAAAATGGTCATCACCGGAGACGTGACACAGATTGATTTACCGCGTGGTAAGAAATCCGGGCTTGTGGAAGCGAATACGATCTTGAACGAAGTTGAAGAGATCGGATTTGTGCATTTTGCCGAGCAAGATGTTGTGCGGCATTCTCTCGTCCAGAAAATTATCGTGGCTTACAACCACGCCGCAGAAAATCAAGCATAG
- the yqfD gene encoding sporulation protein YqfD: MKQPSLYKLRGAVRIRVTGGDIETLINTVAEQGLEVWNLRAHDGRVAEMNILLPHFFRLRPVLKRTGCRVKVTHRSGFPFFAARLLRRKFFLGGMLFFVAALFALSSMVWDVEVKGNVTIPTDEVLAAAKKEGIYPFQWGFRLPSQDKLSRQLALALPDVTWIGVSKEGTTITIQVVESAQPKREPLLNPRHLISKSDAVVTQIYAEQGRPVVQKDMRVKKGQVLISGILGDEENTKTIVAKGEVRGLVWREYQVEVPLVQKHNTMTGESKERFYMVLGKWAIQLWGYGSTPFSSFDTESNHRPLTWRSFTLPMGWLTEKDLETREHEEQQTIEWARTKGLEGARNDIIAKNGKGTKIISEKILHEKKENGKVYMKVLFEVEESIAEELPLVHSQGE, encoded by the coding sequence ATGAAGCAGCCCAGTCTGTATAAACTGCGGGGAGCAGTCCGAATCAGGGTCACTGGGGGAGACATTGAAACATTGATCAACACGGTGGCAGAGCAGGGACTGGAAGTGTGGAACCTGCGTGCTCACGATGGACGCGTGGCAGAGATGAACATCCTGCTGCCGCATTTTTTCAGGTTGCGTCCTGTGTTGAAACGGACAGGCTGCAGGGTGAAAGTGACCCATCGCAGCGGTTTCCCTTTTTTTGCAGCTCGACTATTACGCAGGAAGTTCTTTCTTGGGGGAATGCTGTTTTTTGTGGCAGCTTTGTTTGCGTTGTCGTCCATGGTATGGGATGTGGAGGTCAAGGGTAATGTCACCATTCCTACGGACGAGGTGCTCGCAGCAGCGAAGAAAGAGGGGATATATCCTTTCCAATGGGGGTTCCGCTTGCCAAGCCAAGACAAGCTCTCCAGACAGCTTGCACTCGCTCTTCCGGATGTAACCTGGATTGGTGTGAGCAAAGAGGGGACAACCATTACCATTCAGGTCGTGGAATCGGCGCAACCTAAGCGCGAGCCGTTACTGAATCCCAGACATCTGATCAGCAAGTCAGATGCTGTCGTCACTCAAATCTATGCAGAGCAGGGACGCCCTGTTGTTCAGAAGGACATGCGTGTCAAAAAGGGCCAGGTATTAATATCGGGGATTCTCGGGGATGAGGAGAACACCAAAACCATCGTTGCCAAAGGCGAAGTGCGTGGTCTGGTATGGCGTGAGTATCAGGTAGAGGTCCCGCTGGTGCAAAAACATAACACCATGACAGGTGAGAGCAAAGAACGTTTTTACATGGTACTGGGAAAATGGGCGATCCAACTGTGGGGGTACGGAAGTACACCGTTCAGTTCATTTGATACCGAGAGTAATCACAGACCATTGACGTGGCGATCCTTCACACTCCCGATGGGTTGGCTGACAGAGAAAGATCTGGAGACCCGAGAGCATGAGGAACAGCAGACGATAGAATGGGCCAGAACAAAAGGATTGGAAGGAGCAAGGAACGACATTATCGCCAAAAACGGTAAAGGAACGAAAATTATAAGTGAAAAAATTTTGCATGAGAAGAAAGAGAATGGTAAAGTTTATATGAAAGTCTTATTTGAAGTAGAAGAAAGCATTGCGGAGGAACTTCCGCTAGTCCATAGTCAAGGAGAATGA
- the yqfC gene encoding sporulation protein YqfC, which translates to MTRISRKLRRWTSEVLDLPQDVLYDMPRLTLIGSKQLYIENHRGVIHFTPDRIVLALSQGQLEIKGNALVIRNILPDEVAVEGTILDIHMNGVEGNG; encoded by the coding sequence ATGACCCGGATCAGCCGCAAGCTGCGCAGATGGACGAGTGAAGTGTTGGATCTGCCGCAGGATGTGCTTTATGATATGCCACGGTTAACCCTGATCGGCAGTAAGCAACTGTATATAGAGAATCATCGCGGTGTCATCCATTTCACCCCGGATCGCATCGTGTTGGCTCTTTCCCAAGGCCAATTGGAGATCAAAGGAAATGCCTTGGTGATACGTAACATTTTGCCGGATGAAGTAGCTGTTGAAGGAACGATTCTGGATATTCATATGAATGGAGTGGAGGGGAACGGATGA
- the floA gene encoding flotillin-like protein FloA (flotillin-like protein involved in membrane lipid rafts) → MDTSMITILLIAVVGIIVLSVFFSFFPVMLWVSAIASGVRVSIITLVAMRLRRVTPSRIVNPMIKATKAGLKLSMNQLESHFLAGGNVDRVVNALIAAQRANIPLEFERAAAIDLAGRDVLQAVQMSVNPRVIETPIVSAVAKDGIEVKVRARVTVRANIDRLVGGAGEETIIARVGEGIVSTNGSSNSHKDVLENPDLISRTVLSKGLDAGTAFEILSIDIADVDVGKNIGAFLQTEQAEADKRIAQAKAEERRAMAVAQEQEMKARVVEMRARVVESESQVPLAMSEALRSGKIGVMDYMNLKNIEADTQMRNTLGKPGEGSNSNDQGDSKNGR, encoded by the coding sequence ATGGACACATCTATGATTACGATTTTGCTCATTGCGGTAGTAGGTATTATCGTATTGAGCGTATTCTTCAGCTTTTTTCCGGTTATGCTCTGGGTTTCAGCGATTGCATCCGGCGTACGTGTAAGTATTATTACACTGGTAGCGATGAGACTGAGACGTGTAACGCCTAGCCGTATCGTTAATCCAATGATCAAAGCAACCAAAGCGGGTCTAAAACTTTCAATGAACCAACTGGAAAGTCACTTCCTGGCCGGTGGTAACGTTGACCGTGTTGTAAACGCTCTGATTGCAGCACAGCGTGCGAACATTCCACTTGAATTTGAACGTGCTGCTGCCATTGACCTCGCAGGTCGTGACGTATTACAAGCCGTACAAATGAGCGTTAACCCACGTGTTATTGAAACACCAATTGTCTCTGCAGTAGCCAAAGATGGTATTGAAGTTAAAGTTAGAGCGCGGGTTACGGTTCGTGCCAATATTGACCGTCTCGTCGGTGGTGCCGGTGAAGAAACGATCATCGCCCGTGTCGGCGAAGGTATCGTAAGTACGAACGGTTCCTCCAATTCTCACAAAGATGTCCTGGAAAATCCGGATCTGATCTCCCGTACTGTATTGTCCAAAGGTTTGGATGCAGGTACTGCTTTTGAAATCCTGTCTATTGATATTGCGGACGTTGATGTAGGTAAGAACATTGGTGCATTTTTGCAGACAGAGCAGGCAGAGGCTGACAAACGAATCGCTCAAGCAAAAGCCGAAGAACGTCGTGCAATGGCTGTAGCCCAAGAGCAAGAGATGAAAGCACGCGTAGTGGAAATGAGAGCACGCGTTGTTGAATCCGAATCCCAAGTGCCTTTGGCAATGTCCGAAGCACTGCGTAGTGGTAAGATCGGTGTGATGGATTACATGAACCTGAAAAATATTGAAGCGGATACTCAAATGCGTAATACATTAGGAAAACCTGGTGAAGGTTCGAATTCCAACGATCAGGGTGATTCCAAAAACGGAAGATAG